One segment of Thermus neutrinimicus DNA contains the following:
- a CDS encoding branched-chain amino acid ABC transporter permease, whose product MDATILSFLLLDGLQNGVVYGLLALSLVLVFAVTRVILVPIGELLMFAPLSLVWLLEGKLPGTLWLALVLGGAWALMARGRGALLPLLGGVGLFLLSLLAKGVPPLAYLAAVLLVVYLGVASYRVFFQPMRGATVLSLLIMAVGLHVAYQGLGLVFFGPEQFRPAPLLSGEVVVGLSWQGVLVLLFAALGLVALYLFFRLSLFGKALLAAAENRLGARLLGIRPEEAGMVAFGIASLLAALSGLLLAPLINAAYFMGFMLGLKGFVAAILGGLASYPVAFVGALLVGFFESFTSFYASAYKEALVFLLLVPALFYQSLRARTVEE is encoded by the coding sequence ATGGACGCCACCATCCTCAGCTTCCTGCTCTTGGACGGGTTGCAAAACGGGGTGGTCTACGGCCTTTTGGCCCTCTCCCTGGTTCTGGTCTTTGCCGTCACCCGGGTGATCCTGGTGCCCATCGGGGAGCTTTTGATGTTCGCCCCCCTTTCCCTGGTGTGGCTTTTAGAAGGGAAGCTCCCCGGCACCCTGTGGCTGGCCCTGGTCCTGGGAGGGGCTTGGGCCCTCATGGCCCGGGGCCGGGGAGCCCTTCTGCCCCTTTTGGGCGGGGTGGGGCTTTTCCTCCTCTCCCTTCTGGCTAAAGGGGTTCCCCCCCTGGCCTACCTGGCGGCGGTGCTCCTCGTAGTGTACCTGGGGGTGGCCAGCTACCGGGTTTTCTTCCAGCCCATGCGGGGGGCCACGGTGCTTTCCCTCCTCATCATGGCCGTGGGCCTTCACGTGGCTTACCAGGGTCTTGGCCTGGTCTTCTTCGGTCCCGAGCAGTTCCGTCCAGCCCCTCTCCTTTCAGGGGAGGTGGTGGTGGGCCTCTCCTGGCAGGGGGTTTTGGTCCTCCTCTTCGCTGCTTTGGGCCTCGTGGCCCTCTACCTCTTCTTCCGCCTCTCCCTTTTCGGAAAGGCGCTCTTGGCGGCGGCAGAGAACCGGCTTGGGGCCAGGCTCCTGGGGATACGCCCGGAGGAGGCGGGGATGGTGGCCTTCGGCATTGCCAGCCTTTTGGCGGCCCTCTCCGGGCTTCTCTTGGCCCCCCTCATCAACGCCGCCTACTTCATGGGGTTCATGCTGGGGCTCAAAGGGTTCGTGGCCGCCATCCTGGGCGGGCTTGCTAGCTACCCGGTGGCCTTTGTGGGAGCCCTCCTCGTGGGCTTTTTTGAGAGTTTCACCAGCTTCTACGCCAGCGCCTACAAGGAGGCCTTGGTCTTCCTGCTCTTGGTGCCCGCTCTTTTCTACCAGAGCCTGCGGGCGCGGACGGTGGAGGAGTGA
- a CDS encoding ABC transporter substrate-binding protein, producing the protein MKRWLVALLVLGLSALAQEALKVGVVVSATGPAASLGIPERNTFLMLQEMLDRAGGVAGRKVQFVILDDASDTTQAVRNTRRLVEEGVVAVVGTTTTPASLGMIPVVAEAKVPMISLAASKDIIHPVDAQRYWVFKTPQTEELMARAIVADMVARGVKTVAYIGFNDAYGEGWARFFEAEAKAKGLQVVASERYNRTDTSVTGQVLRIIARRPDAVLIGASGTPAVLPQRTLKERGYASLIYQTHGVANPDFLRVGGKDVEGTLLPAGPILVAEQLPGTFPSKRVALDYIQRYEAKYGIGSYSTFGAHAWDAWLILKPALERALKRADPAKDLAAFRAALRDEIEATRNLVATHGVFTFSKEDHLGLRFEDAAVMVRVEGGRWKLERTFR; encoded by the coding sequence ATGAAGCGCTGGTTGGTAGCCCTGTTGGTTTTAGGCCTTTCGGCCCTGGCTCAGGAGGCTCTCAAGGTGGGCGTGGTGGTCTCGGCCACCGGCCCTGCCGCCTCCTTGGGTATCCCCGAGCGGAACACCTTCCTCATGCTTCAGGAGATGCTGGACCGCGCGGGCGGCGTGGCCGGGCGCAAGGTACAGTTCGTGATCCTGGACGATGCCTCGGATACCACCCAGGCGGTACGGAATACCCGGCGCCTGGTGGAGGAGGGGGTGGTGGCCGTGGTGGGCACCACCACCACCCCGGCCTCCTTGGGCATGATTCCCGTGGTGGCCGAGGCCAAGGTGCCCATGATCTCCCTGGCGGCCAGCAAGGACATCATCCACCCCGTGGACGCTCAGCGGTACTGGGTGTTCAAGACCCCCCAGACGGAGGAGCTCATGGCCCGGGCCATCGTGGCGGACATGGTGGCCAGGGGGGTCAAGACCGTGGCCTACATCGGCTTTAACGATGCCTACGGGGAGGGCTGGGCCCGTTTCTTCGAGGCGGAGGCCAAGGCCAAGGGCCTGCAGGTGGTGGCCAGCGAGCGCTACAACCGGACGGATACCTCCGTGACGGGCCAGGTGCTCCGCATCATCGCCCGGCGGCCCGATGCGGTCTTGATCGGTGCCAGCGGCACCCCCGCCGTGCTTCCCCAGCGCACCCTGAAGGAACGGGGCTACGCCAGCCTCATCTACCAGACCCACGGGGTAGCCAACCCCGACTTCCTCCGGGTAGGGGGCAAGGACGTGGAGGGCACCCTCCTCCCGGCCGGGCCCATCCTGGTGGCGGAGCAACTCCCCGGCACCTTCCCCAGCAAGCGGGTGGCCCTGGACTACATCCAGCGTTACGAGGCCAAGTACGGCATCGGTAGCTACTCCACCTTCGGCGCCCATGCCTGGGATGCCTGGCTGATCCTGAAGCCGGCCCTGGAGCGGGCTTTGAAGCGGGCCGATCCTGCCAAGGACTTGGCTGCTTTCCGCGCTGCCCTCAGGGACGAGATCGAGGCCACCCGGAACCTGGTGGCCACCCACGGGGTCTTCACCTTCAGCAAGGAGGATCACCTGGGTCTGCGCTTTGAGGATGCCGCGGTGATGGTTCGGGTGGAGGGGGGCCGCTGGAAGCTGGAGCGCACCTTCCGCTAA
- the hpaD gene encoding 3,4-dihydroxyphenylacetate 2,3-dioxygenase, which produces MAIVRVGFIELWVRDLERSLEFYEGLLGFRLERREGQSAYLRGYEELEWSLKLTQAEGPAVRSLGFKVDENGMEQAQAWAEGEGLPHRLETDWGRPRMLRVQDPFGYPLVFYAGAEKLPRVLQEYHLYRGPGVLRIDHLNLFSPEVERATRYYQERLGFRLTEYTEDEEGRLWASWLHRKGNVHDVAFTNGEGPRLHHFAYWLPDPMAILKAADILAGARRTDQIERGPGRHGISNAMFLYLKDPDGHRIELYTSDYLTVDPDLPPVRWSLNDPRRQTLWGHRTPKSWFLEGSALLDLEGKPVATRPSPLAGIPEHVT; this is translated from the coding sequence ATGGCCATCGTGAGGGTGGGGTTCATAGAGCTTTGGGTGAGGGACCTGGAGAGGAGCCTGGAGTTCTACGAGGGGCTTTTGGGCTTCCGCCTGGAGCGTAGGGAGGGGCAAAGCGCCTACCTCAGGGGCTACGAGGAGCTGGAGTGGAGCCTGAAGCTCACCCAGGCGGAAGGGCCCGCGGTGCGGAGCCTGGGCTTCAAGGTGGACGAGAACGGGATGGAGCAGGCCCAGGCCTGGGCGGAAGGGGAGGGGCTTCCCCACCGGTTGGAAACGGACTGGGGTAGGCCCAGGATGCTCCGCGTCCAGGACCCCTTCGGCTATCCCCTGGTCTTCTACGCGGGGGCGGAGAAGCTTCCTCGGGTGTTGCAGGAGTACCACCTCTACCGGGGGCCGGGGGTTTTGCGCATCGACCACCTGAACCTCTTTTCCCCCGAGGTGGAGCGGGCCACCCGCTATTACCAGGAGAGGCTAGGCTTCCGCCTCACCGAGTACACGGAGGACGAGGAGGGGAGGCTTTGGGCCAGCTGGCTCCACCGCAAGGGGAACGTGCACGACGTGGCCTTTACCAACGGGGAGGGCCCGAGGCTCCACCACTTCGCCTACTGGCTTCCCGATCCCATGGCCATCCTCAAGGCGGCGGACATCCTGGCGGGAGCCCGCAGGACGGACCAGATCGAAAGAGGGCCCGGGCGGCACGGGATCTCCAACGCCATGTTCCTTTACCTTAAGGACCCAGACGGACACCGCATCGAGCTTTACACCTCCGACTACCTCACCGTGGACCCCGACCTGCCCCCGGTGCGCTGGAGCCTGAACGACCCCAGGCGCCAGACCCTCTGGGGGCACAGGACCCCGAAGAGCTGGTTCCTGGAGGGAAGCGCGCTTTTGGACCTGGAGGGGAAGCCCGTGGCCACGCGGCCTTCACCCCTGGCGGGCATCCCCGAGCACGTGACCTAG
- the hpaC gene encoding 4-hydroxyphenylacetate 3-monooxygenase reductase subunit yields MGLHKTGASPAEHLREAFKEALSRFAAGVTVVAARLGEEERGMTATAFMSLSLEPPLVALGIHEKARLLPLLEASRAFTISFLREGQEAVSQHFAGKPQEGVGLVAGRVPGALAVLFCRLEAAYPGGDHRLVVGRVEGVELGEPGLPLVYFGRGYRRLVWPS; encoded by the coding sequence ATGGGCCTCCATAAGACAGGCGCTTCCCCGGCGGAACACCTAAGGGAGGCCTTCAAGGAGGCCCTAAGCCGGTTTGCCGCTGGGGTGACCGTGGTCGCCGCCCGGCTAGGGGAGGAGGAGAGGGGCATGACCGCCACCGCTTTCATGTCCTTGAGCCTCGAGCCTCCCCTGGTGGCCCTGGGCATCCACGAGAAGGCGAGGCTCCTACCCCTATTGGAGGCCTCGAGGGCCTTTACCATAAGCTTCCTGAGGGAGGGGCAGGAGGCAGTTTCCCAACACTTTGCCGGAAAGCCCCAGGAAGGGGTGGGGTTGGTGGCGGGCAGGGTGCCCGGGGCCCTGGCGGTGCTCTTTTGCCGCCTGGAGGCGGCCTACCCCGGGGGGGACCACCGGTTGGTGGTGGGCCGGGTGGAGGGGGTGGAGCTGGGGGAGCCGGGCCTTCCCTTGGTGTACTTCGGCCGGGGTTACAGGAGGTTGGTATGGCCATCGTGA
- the hpaB gene encoding 4-hydroxyphenylacetate 3-monooxygenase, oxygenase component → MARTGAEYLEALKERPPNLWYKGEKVEDPTTHPVFRGIVRTMAALYDLQHDPRYREALTYEEEGRRHGMSFLIPKTKEDLKRRGQAYKLWADQNLGMMGRSPDYLNAVVMAYAASAEYFGEFAEHVRAYYRYLRDRDLATTHALTNPQVNRAKPPSAQPDPYIPVGVVRQTEKGIVVRGARMTATFPLADEVLIFPSTLLKEGPGSEKYAIAFALPTSTPGLHFLCREALVGGDSPFDYPLSSRLEEMDCLVIFDDVLVPWERVFILGNVELCNNAYAATGALHHMAHQVVALKTAKTEAFLGVAALMAEGIGADAYSHVQEKIAEIIVYLEAMRAFWTRAEEEAKENAFGLLVPDRGALDGARNLYPRLYPRLREILEQIGASGLITLPSERDFKGPLAPMLEKYLQGATLEAKERVALFRLAWDMTLSGFGARQELYERFFFGDPVRMYQTLFSVYDKEPYKERIRAYLKRALAVFAEVEA, encoded by the coding sequence ATGGCAAGGACTGGAGCGGAGTATCTGGAAGCCTTGAAGGAGCGGCCCCCCAACCTCTGGTACAAGGGGGAGAAGGTGGAGGACCCCACCACCCATCCCGTCTTCCGGGGCATCGTGCGCACCATGGCTGCCCTTTATGACCTGCAACACGACCCCCGGTACCGGGAGGCCCTCACCTACGAGGAGGAGGGGAGGCGGCACGGGATGAGCTTCCTCATCCCCAAGACCAAGGAGGACCTAAAGCGGCGGGGCCAGGCCTACAAGCTCTGGGCTGACCAGAACCTGGGGATGATGGGGCGTAGCCCGGACTACTTGAACGCCGTGGTCATGGCCTATGCCGCCAGCGCCGAGTACTTCGGGGAGTTCGCCGAGCACGTGCGGGCCTATTACCGCTACCTCCGCGACCGCGACCTGGCCACCACCCACGCCCTCACCAACCCCCAGGTGAACCGGGCCAAGCCTCCCTCGGCCCAGCCCGACCCCTACATCCCCGTGGGGGTGGTGCGCCAGACGGAAAAGGGCATCGTGGTGCGGGGGGCCCGCATGACCGCCACCTTTCCCTTGGCGGATGAGGTCCTCATCTTCCCTTCCACCCTCCTTAAGGAGGGGCCGGGCAGCGAGAAGTACGCCATCGCCTTCGCCCTGCCCACCTCCACCCCGGGCCTGCACTTCCTCTGCCGCGAGGCCTTGGTGGGCGGGGATAGCCCCTTCGACTACCCCCTTAGCAGCCGCCTCGAGGAGATGGACTGCCTGGTGATCTTCGACGACGTGCTGGTCCCATGGGAGCGGGTCTTCATCCTGGGAAACGTGGAGCTTTGCAACAACGCCTACGCGGCCACGGGGGCCCTTCACCACATGGCCCACCAGGTGGTGGCCCTGAAGACCGCCAAGACCGAGGCCTTTTTGGGGGTGGCGGCTTTGATGGCCGAGGGGATCGGGGCCGACGCCTACAGCCACGTGCAGGAAAAGATCGCCGAGATCATCGTCTATCTGGAGGCCATGCGGGCCTTTTGGACCCGGGCGGAGGAGGAGGCCAAGGAGAATGCCTTTGGCCTTCTGGTACCCGACCGGGGGGCGTTGGACGGGGCGCGGAACCTTTACCCCAGGCTCTACCCCCGGCTTAGGGAGATCCTGGAGCAGATCGGGGCCAGCGGCCTGATCACCCTCCCCTCGGAGCGGGACTTCAAGGGACCCCTGGCCCCCATGTTGGAGAAGTACCTGCAAGGGGCTACCCTCGAGGCCAAGGAGCGGGTGGCCCTCTTCCGCCTTGCCTGGGACATGACCCTCTCGGGATTCGGGGCCCGGCAGGAGCTTTACGAGCGCTTCTTCTTCGGGGATCCCGTGCGCATGTACCAGACCCTCTTCAGCGTGTACGACAAGGAACCCTACAAGGAGCGGATCCGCGCCTACCTGAAGAGGGCGCTTGCCGTGTTTGCGGAGGTGGAGGCGTGA
- the hpaE gene encoding 5-carboxymethyl-2-hydroxymuconate semialdehyde dehydrogenase, whose amino-acid sequence MRYQDQVAGIPWERIEAIRKALKGWTALHLIGGEFRPSESGEVFPTLDPSTNEVLSHAARGGEREVDRAAKAAHEAFQRWSRTPARERKRYLLRIAELLEKHADELAVVEALDAGQVLRIVKAQVARSAENFAFYAEYAEHAMEDRTFPVDQDWLYYSLRVPAGPVGIITPWNAPLMLSTWRIAPALAFGDTVVLKPAEWSPLTASKLAEIVQEADLPPGVFNLVQGYGEEAGAALVAHPLVPLITLTGETETGKIVMQNAARHLKRLSLELGGKSPALVFADADLERALDAVVFQIYSFNGERCTASSRLLVEEAIFETFVERVAERARAIRVGHPLDPETEVGPLIHPEHLERVLGYVEAGLEEGARLLVGGKRATTSFRGEDLSQGNYLLPTLFVGENHMKIAQEEIFGPVLVAIPFKDEEEALRKANDTRYGLAAYVFTKDLERAHRLALELEAGLVYLNSHNVRHLPTPFGGVKASGERREGGLYALEFYTDLKAVGLPLRSPHVPKFGKR is encoded by the coding sequence ATGAGGTACCAGGACCAGGTGGCGGGGATTCCCTGGGAAAGGATTGAGGCTATTCGGAAGGCCCTAAAGGGGTGGACGGCCCTCCACCTCATCGGCGGGGAGTTCCGCCCCTCGGAAAGCGGGGAGGTCTTTCCCACCTTGGACCCTTCCACCAACGAGGTGCTCTCCCATGCGGCCCGGGGTGGGGAAAGGGAGGTGGACCGGGCGGCCAAGGCCGCCCACGAGGCCTTCCAGCGGTGGAGCCGCACCCCAGCCCGGGAGAGGAAGCGCTACCTCCTGAGGATCGCCGAGCTTTTGGAAAAGCACGCGGATGAGCTGGCGGTGGTGGAGGCCTTGGATGCTGGGCAGGTGCTCCGGATCGTGAAGGCCCAGGTGGCCCGGTCTGCGGAGAACTTTGCCTTCTACGCCGAGTACGCCGAGCACGCCATGGAGGACCGCACCTTCCCCGTGGACCAGGACTGGCTCTACTACAGCCTGAGGGTTCCGGCGGGGCCGGTGGGCATCATCACCCCCTGGAACGCCCCCTTGATGCTCTCCACCTGGCGCATCGCCCCGGCCCTGGCCTTTGGGGACACGGTGGTGCTGAAACCCGCGGAGTGGAGCCCCTTAACCGCCAGCAAGCTGGCGGAGATCGTGCAGGAGGCTGACCTTCCTCCTGGGGTCTTCAACCTGGTCCAGGGCTACGGCGAGGAGGCGGGGGCCGCCTTGGTGGCCCATCCCCTCGTTCCCCTCATCACCCTCACCGGGGAGACGGAGACCGGGAAGATCGTCATGCAAAACGCTGCCCGCCACCTCAAGCGGCTCTCCTTGGAGCTTGGCGGGAAAAGCCCGGCCTTGGTCTTTGCCGATGCGGATCTGGAAAGGGCTTTGGACGCGGTGGTCTTCCAGATCTACTCCTTCAACGGGGAGCGGTGCACGGCGAGCTCCCGCCTCCTGGTGGAGGAAGCCATCTTTGAGACTTTTGTGGAGAGGGTGGCGGAAAGGGCCCGGGCCATCCGGGTGGGCCATCCCCTGGACCCCGAGACCGAGGTGGGCCCCCTCATCCACCCCGAGCACCTGGAGAGGGTCTTGGGGTATGTGGAAGCGGGCCTCGAGGAGGGGGCGAGGCTTCTGGTGGGCGGGAAGAGGGCCACCACCTCCTTCCGCGGGGAGGATCTTTCCCAGGGGAACTACCTTTTGCCCACCCTCTTCGTGGGGGAGAACCACATGAAAATCGCCCAGGAGGAGATCTTCGGGCCCGTCCTGGTGGCCATCCCCTTCAAGGACGAGGAGGAAGCTCTCAGGAAGGCCAACGACACCCGGTATGGGCTTGCCGCCTACGTGTTCACCAAGGACCTGGAAAGGGCCCACCGCCTGGCCTTGGAGCTAGAGGCGGGCCTCGTATACCTCAATAGCCATAACGTGCGCCACCTGCCCACCCCCTTTGGCGGGGTGAAGGCCAGCGGGGAGAGGCGGGAAGGTGGCCTATACGCCCTGGAGTTCTACACCGACCTCAAGGCCGTGGGGCTTCCCCTGAGGTCCCCCCACGTGCCCAAGTTCGGGAAGAGGTGA
- a CDS encoding fumarylacetoacetate hydrolase family protein yields MKLCRFLARGRLHHGVYRDGVLLDEAGEAHDPEEVAWLLPFTPGKVIGVALNYADHAEELGLSRPEEPALFWKPNSSLLPHKGVVRYPKGAEYMHYEVELAAVVGRPMRRVKAKDALDYVLGYTIANDLVVRDYVSNTFRPPIRAKGRDTFGPLGPFLVVGEVQDPQNLTLRAYVNGELRQEGHTSRMLYSVAELLEYISEFMTLEPYDVILTGTPKGISRVLPGDVMRLEIEGLGALENPIEEEA; encoded by the coding sequence ATGAAGCTCTGCCGTTTCCTGGCTAGGGGAAGGCTCCATCACGGGGTTTATAGGGATGGGGTCCTCCTGGATGAGGCGGGGGAGGCCCACGATCCCGAAGAGGTGGCCTGGCTCCTTCCCTTCACCCCGGGAAAGGTGATAGGGGTGGCCCTAAACTATGCGGACCACGCCGAGGAGCTGGGCCTTTCCCGCCCCGAGGAGCCGGCCCTTTTCTGGAAACCCAATAGTAGCCTTCTCCCCCACAAGGGGGTGGTGCGTTACCCAAAGGGGGCGGAGTACATGCACTATGAGGTGGAGCTGGCGGCGGTGGTGGGCCGGCCCATGCGCAGGGTGAAGGCCAAGGACGCCCTGGACTACGTCCTGGGATACACCATCGCCAACGACCTGGTGGTGCGGGACTATGTTTCCAACACCTTCCGCCCTCCCATCCGGGCCAAGGGACGGGACACCTTCGGCCCCCTTGGGCCCTTTCTGGTGGTGGGGGAGGTGCAGGACCCCCAGAACCTCACCCTAAGGGCCTATGTGAACGGGGAGCTTCGCCAGGAGGGGCACACCTCGAGGATGCTCTACTCCGTGGCCGAGCTTTTGGAATACATATCCGAGTTCATGACCCTGGAGCCCTACGACGTCATCCTCACCGGGACGCCCAAGGGCATAAGCCGGGTGCTCCCTGGGGATGTCATGCGGCTGGAGATCGAAGGGCTTGGCGCCCTGGAAAACCCCATAGAGGAGGAGGCATGA
- the hpaI gene encoding 2,4-dihydroxyhept-2-ene-1,7-dioic acid aldolase, with protein MFRGSIPPLPTPFRRGHIDEEALRGLVERVIQGGSHGLSVGGTTGEPGTQTLEERKRVMEVALEQAAGRVPVIPGTGALRLEETLELTRFAKEAGAQGAMVIVPYYLKPNQEGLYRYFAEVAKAVPDFPILIYNIPGRAGVEIAPRTVARLRRDFPNIVGLKHSSKDLEYLSQLFQEVGEDFLVFCGLESLTLPMMSLGAVGTIAATANWLPKEVARLTELALAGDFRGARELHYHLLEANEAIFWDTNPIPLKTVLSWMGLLEKEWRLPLGPATPEVEERLRAMARRYRLIGEEA; from the coding sequence ATGTTCCGCGGGTCCATTCCTCCCTTACCCACACCCTTTCGGCGAGGCCATATCGACGAGGAGGCCCTTCGGGGCTTGGTGGAGCGGGTGATCCAAGGGGGCTCCCACGGCCTCAGCGTGGGGGGCACCACGGGCGAACCCGGCACCCAGACCCTGGAGGAGAGGAAGCGGGTGATGGAGGTGGCCCTGGAGCAGGCGGCGGGCCGGGTTCCCGTCATCCCCGGCACCGGGGCCCTCCGGCTCGAGGAAACCCTCGAGCTCACCCGCTTCGCCAAGGAGGCAGGGGCCCAGGGGGCCATGGTCATCGTTCCCTACTACCTGAAGCCCAACCAGGAAGGGCTTTACCGCTACTTCGCCGAGGTGGCCAAGGCGGTGCCCGACTTTCCCATCCTCATCTACAACATCCCGGGCCGGGCGGGGGTGGAGATCGCCCCCAGGACCGTGGCCCGCCTCCGGCGGGACTTTCCCAACATCGTGGGGCTCAAGCACTCCTCCAAGGACCTGGAGTACCTCTCCCAGCTCTTCCAAGAGGTGGGAGAGGACTTCCTGGTGTTCTGCGGCTTGGAAAGCCTCACCCTGCCCATGATGAGCCTGGGGGCGGTTGGGACCATCGCCGCCACCGCCAACTGGCTTCCCAAGGAGGTGGCCAGGCTGACGGAGCTGGCCCTGGCAGGGGATTTCCGGGGGGCTAGGGAGCTCCACTACCACCTCCTCGAGGCCAACGAGGCCATCTTCTGGGACACCAACCCCATCCCCTTGAAAACCGTCCTGTCCTGGATGGGCCTTTTGGAGAAGGAGTGGCGCCTCCCCTTGGGGCCCGCCACCCCCGAGGTGGAGGAAAGGCTGAGGGCCATGGCCCGGCGCTACCGCCTGATCGGGGAGGAGGCATGA
- a CDS encoding PucR family transcriptional regulator, which yields MAMPEFSSTSISFLRLAQDLGLEVLVPSHRPVLYLLEEAKPLLPLEGALLLSRPEGSLWRYRTASGFLLPDPDAELLEYARKEGLGVGVYPPWLKREELAKAVALRLFHLGSGLGMAGLLDLLMRLPERPFLEVLYQATGLALARVAPWGEVLGFAGLVPPQHPKEPGEGRGWLSLEAGEGVLVAYGEEEGLRQARGLLEVAARLLRVRALERSLERMQEESLGGALLDGLILGESEPDRLFAFGFTEGVEWVLALVEPKAVPGRHRLAEEQRREATLELRRRAGTFLDRLGVPYLLTTRGNRLAAMWQVHNPRREAQSLLAALPPGSRLGYSAVHAAGEEVQNAYREALIALKAARAGEALSFSGLDPVAFVLLQQSPEDLKALVERYLPLPPKLLKTLEVYMATGSVEEAASSLHIHPNTLRYRLKRIEAALGSLSRPEVLAQVHLALRARDLLMG from the coding sequence ATGGCCATGCCCGAGTTTAGCTCCACCTCCATCTCCTTCCTCCGCCTGGCCCAGGACCTGGGCCTCGAGGTCCTGGTCCCTTCCCATAGGCCGGTCCTCTACCTGTTGGAAGAGGCCAAGCCCCTTCTGCCCCTGGAGGGGGCCCTTCTCCTCTCCCGCCCCGAGGGAAGCCTCTGGCGCTACCGCACCGCCAGCGGCTTCCTCCTTCCCGACCCGGATGCGGAACTCCTGGAGTATGCCCGGAAGGAGGGCCTGGGGGTGGGGGTCTACCCCCCTTGGCTGAAGCGGGAGGAGCTGGCCAAGGCGGTGGCCCTGCGCCTCTTCCACCTGGGTTCCGGCCTGGGGATGGCCGGGCTTTTGGACCTGCTGATGAGGCTTCCGGAAAGGCCCTTCCTGGAAGTCCTCTACCAGGCCACGGGGCTGGCCCTGGCCCGGGTAGCCCCATGGGGGGAGGTGTTGGGATTTGCCGGCCTTGTGCCTCCCCAGCACCCCAAGGAGCCCGGGGAAGGCCGGGGATGGCTTTCCCTGGAGGCAGGGGAGGGTGTTCTGGTGGCCTACGGGGAGGAGGAGGGCTTGCGGCAAGCCCGGGGCCTCCTCGAGGTGGCCGCCCGCCTCCTCCGGGTCAGGGCCCTGGAGCGCTCCTTGGAGAGAATGCAGGAGGAATCCCTGGGCGGGGCCCTCCTGGATGGCCTCATCCTGGGGGAATCGGAGCCCGACCGGCTCTTCGCCTTCGGCTTCACCGAGGGGGTGGAATGGGTCCTGGCCCTGGTGGAACCCAAGGCGGTGCCGGGCCGCCACCGGCTGGCGGAGGAGCAAAGGAGGGAGGCCACCCTGGAACTGAGGCGCCGGGCCGGCACCTTCCTGGACCGGCTGGGGGTGCCCTACCTCCTCACCACCCGGGGAAACCGCCTGGCGGCCATGTGGCAGGTGCACAACCCCAGAAGAGAGGCGCAAAGCCTCCTGGCCGCCCTGCCCCCGGGGAGCCGCCTGGGGTATTCCGCGGTCCACGCCGCTGGCGAGGAGGTGCAAAACGCTTACCGCGAGGCCCTCATCGCCCTCAAGGCGGCCCGGGCTGGTGAGGCCCTTTCCTTTAGCGGCCTGGACCCCGTGGCCTTCGTGCTCCTCCAGCAGTCCCCCGAGGACCTCAAGGCCCTGGTGGAGCGCTACCTACCCCTGCCCCCAAAGCTCCTGAAGACCCTCGAGGTGTACATGGCCACGGGCAGCGTGGAGGAGGCGGCCTCTTCCCTCCACATCCACCCCAACACCCTGCGCTACCGCCTCAAACGCATAGAAGCCGCCCTGGGTTCCCTGTCCCGCCCCGAGGTCCTGGCCCAGGTCCACCTGGCCCTCAGGGCCCGAGACCTCCTCATGGGGTAA
- a CDS encoding ABC transporter ATP-binding protein, giving the protein MPVLEAKRVWKVFRGDGVETVALRGVDLVVEAGEFTALVGPSGSGKSTLLHLLAGLDLPTEGEVWVGGRLLSGLSRSERARARLERIGLVFQAYNLLPVLNALENAALVLELRGIPRAERERKALAALEALGLMDKARRFPRQLSGGEQQRVAVARALAAEPLIVLADEPTANLDSKNGLALIERLKALNQEQGVTFLISTHDPRLLEHVGRIVHLEDGTIVGEERR; this is encoded by the coding sequence ATGCCCGTTTTAGAGGCAAAAAGGGTGTGGAAGGTATTCCGGGGCGACGGGGTGGAAACCGTGGCCCTTAGGGGAGTGGACTTGGTGGTGGAGGCAGGGGAGTTCACCGCCTTGGTGGGGCCCTCGGGTAGCGGCAAAAGCACCCTTCTTCACCTTCTGGCAGGGCTAGATTTGCCCACGGAGGGGGAGGTCTGGGTGGGAGGAAGGTTGCTTTCCGGCCTATCCCGAAGTGAAAGGGCCCGGGCGCGCTTGGAGAGAATCGGCCTGGTATTCCAGGCTTACAACCTTCTGCCGGTTCTCAACGCCCTGGAAAACGCCGCGTTGGTGCTGGAGCTGCGGGGGATCCCCCGGGCCGAGCGGGAGAGGAAGGCTTTGGCTGCCTTAGAGGCCCTGGGCCTCATGGACAAGGCCCGGCGTTTTCCCCGCCAGCTTTCGGGAGGCGAGCAACAGCGGGTAGCGGTGGCCCGGGCCCTGGCGGCCGAGCCCCTAATCGTTTTGGCGGATGAGCCCACGGCTAACCTGGATTCCAAGAACGGCCTGGCCTTGATTGAGCGCCTGAAGGCGTTAAATCAGGAGCAAGGGGTAACCTTTCTCATCTCCACCCATGACCCCAGGCTCTTGGAGCATGTGGGGCGGATCGTGCACCTCGAGGACGGGACTATCGTGGGGGAGGAACGGCGTTAG